A genome region from Gigantopelta aegis isolate Gae_Host chromosome 3, Gae_host_genome, whole genome shotgun sequence includes the following:
- the LOC121369418 gene encoding uncharacterized protein LOC121369418, protein MSQNSFTTPVYICEFCRKTYGSKRSLIRHQANCGPIEQCFSCDQCLKTFKRQDYLKLHKKTYHLNDRDSLTCQTCSLVLSSFDRYRKHISTCQASYIQASTSSNLSFTCRACEKQFPSIKALTTHTQHKHLKCPTQQDGGGRGEPKPKRSNRQSNGCSRQAINGQVREFDFVLRGQEGADPMFYLMKIQFEIIRLLENEIESKHSIKWGICTQFKFSKIGPDGQKTFTEPYFRTKMTPATVADDLELAYAQAVHKIMIDMDNFEGDSSNLDFEEVLTVKLTVTMFQPFRGSAYFPLPPKLRKKKCLLNIRNIDDHKCFIYAILAHLHPSFTSHKDLPDDHIQHLPELQLDGCKFPHALKDINKFEKKNDLSINVYGYHEKLEKAEENVIFPLKISDNVSRVDPKRHIDLLFLNSDQTSHYVLITSLAGLVRRPGDSNSKHICRKCLWIFTSEDCRLKHVPYCYHKAQRIKMPEPDKTTRQFGLGHMSKTVRIPFVIFSNFECILSPVEEDDTADGLTHRIQHHEPCSYSYQIVCREPRLYSYDLKTFSGEHAAHYFMESILADYQEINKILEDPVPVRLTQWDKQLIDCTTVCYLCGDEIEHDRHIDHDHLTGEFRGVCHSYCNVNYQECKFVPVVCHNASRYDNHLILQAAELFAGSQLKCIPHNSEHFLMFEIDGLRFLDSYKFLNTSLQTLATNLKSRGRDQFRYLRGHFPDHVDLLTRKLPYFYEYVDSFEKLEETVFPTRDEFYSSLTEETVTEEDYLFARGIWDTFHCRSVRDFMELYVSVDTLILTDVMEAFRSMCLQYYQLDPLHYYTLPGMAMDACLKMTDVSLDLFTDPDMYNFIEQGIRGGVASINHREFVGLRAKNYSYIVDKTEGITKEELRAKGIQKTFIRKHLRHEMFKDCLLKHKQTTASYHQIRSFHNELFTIKTTKIALTPLDDKRYLLDDGIESKPYGYNPL, encoded by the coding sequence atgtcTCAAAATTCGTTCACCACCCCTGTGTACATCTGTGAGTTTTGTCGCAAAACATATGGTTCAAAGCGATCATTAATAAGACACCAAGCTAATTGTGGACCTATAGAACAGTGTTTTTCGTGTGATCAATGTCTGAAAACTTTTAAACGTCAGGATTATTTAAAGTTACACAAGAAAACTTATCATTTAAACGATAGAGATAGTTTGACGTGTCAGACCTGTAGCCTGGTCCTATCATCCTTTGACCGCTACAGAAAACACATTTCTACCTGCCAAGCCTCTTATATTCAAGCTTCCACCTCTTCCAATTTATCTTTTACATGTCGTGCATGTGAAAAACAGTTTCCCTCTATCAAAGCACtcacgacacacacacaacataagcaTCTGAAATGCCCCACTCAGCAAGACGGTGGTGGTAGGGGAGAACCAAAACCTAAGAGGTCCAACAGACAATCAAACGGGTGCTCTCGTCAAGCCATTAACGGGCAGGTGCGGGAGTTTGATTTCGTTCTTCGTGGTCAAGAGGGAGCCGATCCCATGTTTTACTTAATGAAAATTCAGTTTGAGATCATTCGATTATTGGAAAATGAAATAGAATCAAAACATTCTATCAAGTGGGGCATATGTACCCAATTCAAATTTAGTAAAATAGGACCTGATGGCCAAAAAACATTCACCGAACCTTATTTTAGAACCAAAATGACCCCGGCTACTGTAGCTGATGACTTGGAGTTGGCTTACGCGCAGGCTGTACACAAAATAATGATTGACATGGACAATTTTGAGGGGGACTCGTCGAATTTAGACTTTGAAGAAGTCTTGACCGTTAAACTGACTGTGACTATGTTTCAGCCTTTTCGCGGAAGTGCGTATTTTCCTTTGCCGCCAAAGTTAAGGAAAAAGAAATGTCTTCTCAACATTAGAAATATAGATGATCATAAATGTTTCATCTATGCCATTTTGGCTCACTTACACCCTTCATTTACGTCTCATAAGGATCTCCCCGATGATCACATACAGCACTTGCCTGAATTACAATTAGATGGATGTAAATTTCCCCATGCCTTAAAAGATATTAATAAATTCGAAAAAAAGAATGATCTTAGCATTAATGTTTATGGGTACCATGAAAAACTGGAAAAAGCAGAAGAAAATGTAATCTTCCCCCTAAAAATCAGTGACAACGTGTCACGCGTTGACCCCAAACGACACATCgaccttttatttttaaattcggACCAGACGTCTCATTACGTCTTGATCACTTCATTAGCAGGGTTAGTGCGGAGACCGGGGGATTCTAATTCTAAACACATATGTCGTAAGTGTCTGTGGATATTCACTTCAGAAGACTGCCGTCTGAAACACGTTCCTTATTGTTATCACAAAGCTCAAAGAATTAAAATGCCCGAACCAGACAAGACGACGAGACAATTTGGCTTAGGTCACATGTCTAAAACGGTTAGGATCCCCTTCGTGATCTTCAGCAACTTTGAATGCATCTTGTCCCCCGTGGAGGAAGACGATACGGCTGATGGCCTAACTCATCGCATTCAACATCACGAACCGTGCAGCTATTCTTATCAGATTGTTTGCCGAGAACCTAGGCTATATTCTTACGATTTGAAAACGTTCAGTGGGGAACATGCTGCTCACTATTTTATGGAAAGCATTTTGGCAGATTATCAGGAGATCAATAAGATCTTGGAAGACCCGGTCCCTGTGCGTTTAACGCAGTGGGATAAACAACTCATCGATTGCACGACTGTGTGTTATTTGTGCGGGGATGAAATAGAACATGACCGACATATAGATCACGACCACCTGACGGGTGAATTTCGGGGAGTGTGTCATTCCTATTGCAATGTTAATTATCAAGAGTGTAAATTTGTCCCTGTGGTTTGTCACAATGCATCTCGGTACGACAACCACTTAATTTTGCAAGCAGCGGAATTATTTGCCGGAAGCCAACTTAAATGTATTCCCCATAATTCGGAACACTTTCTCATGTTTGAAATTGATGGCCTCCGGTTTTTAGACAGTTATAAGTTTTTAAATACCAGTTTGCAAACACTGGCTACTAATTTGAAAAGTAGAGGCCGAGATCAATTCAGATATCTTCGTGGTCACTTTCCCGATCACGTGGACTTGCTCACCCGCAAACTtccctatttttatgaatatgtGGACAGTTTCGAAAAACTAGAAGAAACTGTCTTCCCCACTCGGGATGAGTTTTATTCCTCTCTGACAGAAGAGACCGTGACCGAAGAAGACTACCTCTTTGCACGTGGAATATGGGACACGTTTCACTGTCGATCTGTCAGAGATTTCATGGAGCTTTACGTCTCTGTAGACACGTTGATTTTAACCGACGTCATGGAAGCGTTTCGTAGCATGTGTTTACAGTATTACCAATTAGATCCCCTCCATTATTACACACTCCCCGGAATGGCCATGGATGCATGTTTGAAAATGACGGACGTGAGTTTAGATCTATTCACGGACCCCGACATGTACAATTTTATCGAACAGGGTATCCGAGGAGGagtggcatccatcaatcacaggGAATTTGTAGGGCTGCGAGCCAAAAATTATTCATATATAGTGGACAAAACTGAAGGTATAACGAAGGAAGAACTGAGAGCAAAGGGCATTCAGAAAACATTTATTCGTAAGCATCTTCGTCACGAGATGTTCAAAGATtgtcttttaaaacataaacaaaccaCGGCCTCTTATCATCAGATTAGATCTTTTCATAACGAATTGTTCACCATCAAAACCACGAAAATAGCATTGACGCCTTTGGATGACAAGAGATACCTTTTAGACGATGGCATCGAATCCAAGCCCTATGGGTACAATCCTCTGTAa